A single window of Neisseria sp. KEM232 DNA harbors:
- a CDS encoding MMPL family transporter, which yields MSLRTLRRTYTALSALLCLFLIYAFATGNRLQTDLTALLPADAQPDALLTAADKAGEAQLNTQVVLLAGSADADTAFQTASEIAQTWRGSGVFESVDSSITPDLDAVRADMQKLGLAVLPQEQARLIFEEPKRYFQTRAEDAANPFAAPSPLSLEQDWLGFGRFVAAKANPQSRLQWNMDNGMLYTEADGQTWVWLRGRLKTGDNFSGNDALLPLMAESRAIAQKHGAKTLAAGGALFAAASKTAAEAESRIMGIAGTLATFALLLWVFRSVRVFWLMLPLASGMLAGLAAALAVFGEVHILTIIVGTSLVGMLVDFPLHWLAPSVFAPTAHTDWPSERAMKHVLPSFAVSLLITVSGYALLWFTPLPVLRQTAVFSGFSLLGAFGATVLWLPPLFARYRAKAVPFAAFTERLHAYSGRLKTRFHKRGWLALGGILLAAGLWRSDWRDDIGQWVNMPSEMLAEVKRIGDLSGTDFGGKYLVAEAGSEDALLQKTAELGRALQPLVAEGKLGGFQSPDQFIAPASEQQKLKNRLRELAKLRENWQPLADAGIPRKTIREALIQAADAPTLSLSDGLKTGLAEAWRPLYLGEVEKGRHAAIVRLNGIADETAVRAAALRISGIHWADKRARLNELFHHTRNQAAWLKLASYALAWLLLWKMFGAKHGGKIIAVPLAAAVCTVAALGWLGIPVSLFAMFGLLLVSAIGIDYAVYAATAKHTAAARLGGMLLAAATTAISFALLALSGTPAVAAFGITVTLGVAFNLWLAGSLLRD from the coding sequence ATGTCCTTACGCACACTCCGCCGCACCTACACCGCACTGTCCGCCCTACTCTGCCTGTTTCTCATCTATGCCTTTGCCACAGGCAACCGCCTGCAAACCGACCTCACCGCCCTGCTTCCCGCCGACGCGCAGCCCGACGCGCTGCTGACGGCCGCCGACAAAGCGGGCGAAGCGCAGCTCAACACGCAGGTGGTGCTGCTCGCAGGCAGCGCGGATGCGGACACGGCGTTTCAGACGGCCTCCGAAATCGCCCAAACGTGGCGCGGCAGCGGCGTATTCGAGTCGGTCGACAGCAGCATCACACCCGATTTGGACGCGGTACGCGCGGATATGCAGAAACTGGGCTTGGCGGTATTGCCGCAGGAACAGGCGCGGCTCATCTTTGAAGAACCGAAACGGTATTTCCAAACGCGGGCGGAAGACGCGGCCAACCCGTTTGCCGCCCCCTCGCCCCTGTCTTTGGAACAGGACTGGCTGGGCTTTGGCCGGTTTGTCGCGGCGAAAGCCAACCCGCAGAGCCGTTTGCAATGGAATATGGACAACGGAATGCTCTACACCGAAGCAGACGGCCAAACCTGGGTATGGCTCAGAGGCCGTCTGAAAACGGGCGACAACTTTTCCGGCAACGACGCGCTGCTGCCGCTGATGGCCGAAAGCCGCGCCATCGCGCAAAAACACGGCGCAAAAACCTTGGCCGCAGGCGGCGCGCTGTTTGCCGCCGCGTCCAAAACGGCGGCGGAAGCGGAAAGCCGCATCATGGGTATCGCCGGTACGCTGGCGACTTTCGCGCTGCTGCTGTGGGTGTTCCGCAGCGTCCGCGTGTTCTGGCTGATGCTGCCGCTGGCATCGGGTATGCTGGCGGGGCTGGCGGCGGCGTTGGCGGTGTTCGGAGAAGTGCACATCCTGACCATCATCGTCGGCACCAGCCTGGTGGGCATGCTGGTGGACTTCCCGCTGCACTGGCTCGCCCCTTCGGTATTCGCACCGACGGCACACACCGACTGGCCATCCGAACGCGCGATGAAACACGTTCTGCCGAGCTTTGCCGTCAGCCTGCTGATTACCGTGTCGGGCTACGCGCTGCTGTGGTTCACGCCGCTGCCCGTGTTGCGCCAAACCGCCGTCTTTTCCGGCTTTTCTCTCTTGGGCGCGTTTGGCGCAACCGTGTTGTGGCTGCCGCCGCTATTTGCCCGTTACCGCGCCAAGGCCGTACCCTTCGCCGCGTTTACCGAAAGGCTGCACGCATACTCCGGCCGTCTGAAAACCCGTTTTCACAAACGCGGCTGGCTCGCGCTCGGCGGCATACTGCTGGCAGCGGGGTTGTGGCGCAGCGACTGGCGCGACGACATCGGCCAGTGGGTCAACATGCCGTCTGAAATGCTGGCCGAAGTCAAACGAATCGGCGATTTGAGCGGCACGGATTTCGGCGGCAAATACCTGGTGGCCGAAGCCGGCAGCGAAGACGCGCTGCTGCAAAAAACCGCCGAACTCGGCCGCGCGCTGCAACCGCTCGTCGCAGAAGGCAAACTCGGCGGCTTCCAATCGCCCGACCAATTCATTGCCCCCGCGTCCGAACAGCAAAAACTGAAAAACCGCCTGCGCGAACTGGCCAAGCTGCGCGAAAACTGGCAACCGCTTGCCGATGCCGGCATTCCGCGCAAAACCATACGCGAAGCCCTCATCCAAGCCGCCGACGCACCGACGCTATCCCTTTCAGACGGCCTCAAAACCGGTTTGGCCGAAGCATGGCGGCCGCTCTATCTGGGCGAAGTGGAAAAAGGCCGCCACGCCGCCATCGTGCGCCTGAACGGCATCGCCGACGAAACCGCCGTACGCGCCGCCGCCCTGCGCATCTCGGGCATACACTGGGCAGACAAACGCGCCCGCCTCAACGAACTCTTCCATCACACACGCAACCAGGCCGCCTGGCTCAAACTCGCCTCCTACGCGCTGGCATGGCTGCTGCTGTGGAAAATGTTCGGCGCGAAACACGGCGGCAAAATCATCGCCGTACCGTTGGCCGCCGCCGTCTGCACCGTCGCCGCCCTCGGCTGGCTCGGCATCCCCGTCAGCCTGTTCGCCATGTTCGGACTACTGCTCGTCTCCGCCATCGGCATCGATTACGCCGTTTATGCCGCCACCGCCAAACACACCGCCGCCGCACGCCTCGGCGGCATGCTGCTTGCCGCAGCCACCACCGCCATCTCCTTCGCCCTGCTCGCCCTCAGCGGCACTCCCGCCGTCGCCGCGTTCGGCATCACCGTTACGCTGGGCGTGGCGTTCAACCTCTGGCTGGCCGGCTCGCTGCTGCGGGATTGA
- a CDS encoding beta-ketoacyl-ACP synthase yields MKTPVYLSRPAVTSALGSGIRTHIDALLNPQAVPLAFSDRWIKGKNHAFGAVNETLRPFSDGLPPEHVSRNNQLLWHALEQIEDDIRAAVARYGRHRIAVVIGTSTSGADENIPLFEHIARGGGWADKPFKQLQHTMGAPAEFVARAYGLQGLRYTVSTACTSGARALISAARLLRANLADAVICGGADTLSPLTINGFASLEVLSDGIANPFSANRNGINIGEAAAAFIMTRDADFDGTMQLLGYGASSDAYHMSSPRPDGSGAAQSFQTALRDAELTAQDIGWINLHGTGTLHNDGMESRAVAEVFGKAAPCTSTKPYTGHTLGAAGALEAAIAWGMVCREYNPDGKLPPQHWDGVPDPELPAITLTGRNSVWPSEKRIAASSSFAFGGSNAVLIIGGM; encoded by the coding sequence ATGAAAACACCCGTCTACCTCAGCCGCCCCGCCGTTACCAGCGCACTAGGCAGCGGCATACGCACCCACATCGACGCGCTGCTCAACCCGCAGGCCGTGCCGCTGGCCTTTTCCGACCGGTGGATTAAGGGCAAAAACCATGCCTTCGGCGCAGTAAACGAAACCCTGCGCCCGTTTTCAGACGGCCTGCCGCCGGAGCACGTCAGCCGCAACAACCAACTGCTCTGGCACGCGCTCGAACAAATCGAAGACGACATTCGTGCCGCTGTCGCGCGTTACGGCCGCCATCGCATTGCCGTGGTTATCGGCACGTCCACCAGCGGCGCGGACGAAAACATCCCGCTGTTTGAACATATTGCCCGCGGCGGCGGCTGGGCGGACAAACCGTTCAAGCAGCTGCAACACACCATGGGCGCGCCCGCAGAATTTGTCGCCCGGGCTTACGGGCTGCAAGGGCTGCGCTACACCGTGTCCACCGCCTGCACTTCGGGCGCGCGCGCCCTGATCAGCGCGGCGCGGCTGTTGCGTGCCAATCTTGCCGATGCCGTGATTTGCGGCGGCGCAGACACCCTGTCGCCGCTCACCATCAACGGCTTCGCCTCGCTGGAAGTGCTTTCAGACGGCATCGCCAACCCGTTTTCCGCCAACCGCAACGGCATCAACATCGGCGAAGCCGCCGCCGCATTCATCATGACGCGCGATGCCGATTTCGACGGCACAATGCAACTGCTTGGCTACGGCGCAAGCAGCGACGCCTACCATATGTCTTCGCCGCGCCCGGACGGCTCGGGTGCGGCGCAGTCGTTTCAGACGGCATTGCGCGATGCGGAACTGACAGCGCAGGACATCGGCTGGATTAATCTGCACGGCACGGGCACGCTGCACAACGACGGCATGGAAAGCCGCGCCGTGGCCGAAGTTTTCGGTAAGGCCGCGCCCTGCACTTCAACCAAACCCTACACCGGCCACACCCTCGGCGCCGCGGGCGCATTGGAAGCCGCCATCGCCTGGGGCATGGTCTGCCGCGAATACAATCCCGACGGCAAACTGCCGCCGCAGCATTGGGACGGCGTACCCGATCCCGAACTGCCCGCCATCACACTCACCGGCCGCAACAGCGTATGGCCGTCTGAAAAACGGATTGCAGCGAGTTCGTCGTTTGCCTTTGGCGGCAGCAATGCGGTTTTGATTATCGGCGGTATGTGA
- a CDS encoding acyl carrier protein — protein sequence MSEQEIRTLLSEALVELFEIEPERIMPETNLYEDLEIDSIDAIDLIDLIKRETGRRLQAEDFRNVRTVDDVVQAVLKVQDQAQDAQ from the coding sequence TTGAGCGAACAGGAAATCCGCACGCTGCTGTCTGAAGCGTTGGTCGAACTGTTTGAAATCGAACCCGAACGCATCATGCCCGAAACCAATCTCTACGAAGATTTGGAAATCGACAGCATCGACGCCATCGACCTCATCGACCTCATCAAGCGCGAAACCGGCCGCAGGTTGCAGGCCGAAGATTTCCGCAACGTGCGTACCGTTGACGACGTGGTGCAGGCCGTATTGAAAGTTCAGGATCAGGCTCAGGACGCGCAGTAA
- a CDS encoding phosphopantetheine-binding protein: MNDLENQIKQLIIDSLGLEDMTPADIGSEDPLFGDDGLGLDSVDALELGLAVQKTFGFQLDGEKDNLRDNFANVKTLAAFVKSRLAE, from the coding sequence ATGAACGATTTAGAAAACCAAATCAAGCAACTCATCATCGACAGCCTCGGCCTCGAAGACATGACTCCCGCTGACATCGGCAGCGAAGACCCGCTCTTCGGCGACGACGGCCTCGGCCTCGATTCCGTTGACGCACTCGAACTGGGCTTGGCCGTGCAAAAAACTTTCGGCTTCCAGCTCGACGGCGAAAAAGACAATCTGCGCGACAATTTCGCCAACGTCAAAACCTTGGCCGCATTCGTCAAAAGCCGCTTGGCAGAATAA
- a CDS encoding 1-acyl-sn-glycerol-3-phosphate acyltransferase, with translation MNRLDYLRRFAATLLGFILFGVAGVLFKIALLPYTLKSTKGDVPRQLAARRMIGRVWRFFVGYLQWSGVLSVSFRGADRLGRPGQLILANHPSLLDVVLMVSHAPAPNVLVKKDLLHNPSMRSQILASGYIPNDESMEMLEEIDAVFRSGQSLLIFPEGTRTGWDGQIKMHRGAVSIGLRSANVITPVVIKMTPPNFKKGQPWYQIPPQKIRYEITVGDDIDPQDWLAEKPLPIAARRLNAYLQDYFTRKTT, from the coding sequence ATGAACCGCCTTGATTATCTCCGCCGTTTCGCCGCAACCTTGTTGGGCTTTATCCTGTTCGGCGTGGCGGGCGTGCTGTTCAAAATCGCCCTTCTGCCCTATACGCTCAAATCCACCAAGGGCGACGTGCCGCGCCAGCTTGCCGCGCGACGTATGATTGGACGCGTATGGCGTTTTTTCGTCGGCTATCTGCAATGGTCGGGCGTATTGAGCGTAAGTTTTCGCGGCGCAGACAGACTCGGCCGCCCCGGCCAGCTTATCCTCGCCAACCACCCCTCCCTGCTTGATGTCGTATTAATGGTCAGCCACGCGCCCGCCCCAAATGTATTGGTTAAAAAAGACCTGCTGCACAATCCCAGCATGAGAAGCCAGATTCTTGCCTCGGGCTATATTCCCAACGACGAAAGCATGGAAATGCTCGAAGAAATCGATGCCGTATTCCGCAGCGGGCAAAGCCTGCTCATCTTCCCCGAGGGCACACGCACCGGTTGGGACGGACAAATCAAAATGCACCGCGGCGCGGTATCCATCGGCCTGCGCAGCGCAAACGTGATTACGCCCGTAGTCATCAAAATGACTCCGCCCAACTTCAAAAAAGGCCAGCCGTGGTATCAGATACCGCCGCAGAAAATCCGTTACGAAATTACCGTCGGCGACGACATCGACCCGCAAGACTGGCTCGCCGAAAAACCCTTACCCATCGCCGCAAGGCGTTTGAACGCATACCTGCAAGACTACTTTACAAGGAAAACCACATGA
- a CDS encoding beta-ketoacyl synthase chain length factor: MHTACSFSFNIAAWHAACNRMATAEQWQQWAAGQLDADTLPEHKPALAFLPAMQRRRLGAAARLVCEAAWELADRYPGCPMVYASHDGEINRSFELWPELLRSHTVSPTSFGLSVHNAPAGQWSILRSDMNENTALAPLSDGLETALAEAFALLSDGAERVLVVVADDPLQTSYGVSAERAPFPHALAMVVEAGGRYSLTLQTGGADSERPSESAKPYYGALDWIRFLHSDGLEHTRHYTGRRWLWQKNA, translated from the coding sequence ATGCATACGGCCTGTTCGTTCTCATTCAATATCGCCGCGTGGCACGCCGCCTGCAACCGCATGGCAACGGCAGAGCAATGGCAGCAATGGGCGGCCGGACAGCTTGATGCCGATACCCTGCCCGAACACAAACCCGCGCTTGCGTTTCTGCCCGCCATGCAGAGGCGGCGGTTGGGTGCGGCTGCGCGGCTGGTGTGCGAAGCCGCGTGGGAGCTGGCCGACCGCTACCCTGGCTGTCCGATGGTTTACGCCTCGCACGACGGCGAAATCAACCGCAGTTTCGAACTGTGGCCGGAGCTGCTGCGCTCGCACACCGTATCGCCTACCTCATTCGGCCTGTCGGTACACAACGCGCCGGCCGGCCAATGGTCGATTCTACGCAGCGACATGAATGAAAACACCGCGCTCGCTCCGCTTTCAGACGGCCTCGAAACCGCATTGGCCGAAGCGTTCGCACTCCTATCCGACGGCGCGGAACGCGTGTTGGTCGTGGTTGCCGACGACCCGCTGCAAACTAGCTACGGTGTCTCCGCCGAACGCGCCCCGTTCCCCCACGCTTTGGCTATGGTTGTCGAAGCGGGCGGGCGTTACAGCCTGACGCTGCAAACAGGCGGTGCAGATAGCGAAAGGCCGTCTGAATCCGCCAAACCCTATTACGGCGCATTGGACTGGATACGCTTTTTGCATTCAGACGGCCTCGAACACACGCGCCATTACACCGGCCGCCGCTGGCTGTGGCAGAAAAACGCATGA
- the fabG gene encoding 3-oxoacyl-ACP reductase FabG, which translates to MSETVLITGSNRGIGKAVALGLAQDGYDIAVHCRSRRDEAEAVAEQIRALGRQARVLQFDVSDRAACREILTADVEAHGAYYGVVLNAGLTRDNAFPAFSDDDWDSVLRTNLDGFYNVLHPLAMPMIRRRKPGRIVCMASVSGLTGNRGQVNYSASKAGIVGAAKALAVELAKRKITVNCVAPGLIDTEIVDENVPVEEILKAVPAARMGTPEEVAHAVRFLMDEKAAYITRQVIAVNGGLC; encoded by the coding sequence ATGAGCGAAACCGTTTTAATCACAGGCTCCAACAGGGGCATAGGCAAAGCCGTTGCGCTGGGTTTGGCGCAAGACGGCTACGACATCGCCGTGCATTGCCGCAGCCGCCGCGACGAGGCCGAAGCCGTGGCGGAACAAATCCGCGCCTTGGGCAGGCAGGCGCGCGTGTTGCAGTTTGACGTATCCGACCGCGCCGCCTGCCGCGAAATCTTAACCGCCGATGTGGAAGCGCACGGCGCATATTACGGCGTAGTGTTGAACGCAGGTTTAACCCGCGACAATGCGTTCCCCGCGTTTTCAGACGACGACTGGGACAGCGTGTTGCGTACCAATCTCGACGGTTTTTACAACGTTCTGCATCCGCTGGCGATGCCGATGATACGCCGCCGCAAACCCGGCCGGATTGTCTGCATGGCATCCGTGTCCGGCCTGACGGGCAACCGCGGGCAGGTTAATTACAGCGCGTCCAAAGCAGGCATCGTCGGCGCGGCGAAAGCTTTGGCGGTGGAACTGGCCAAGCGCAAGATTACCGTCAACTGCGTCGCCCCCGGCCTGATTGATACCGAAATCGTGGACGAGAACGTGCCTGTCGAAGAAATTTTAAAAGCCGTGCCCGCCGCGCGTATGGGTACGCCGGAAGAAGTGGCGCACGCCGTACGCTTTTTAATGGACGAAAAAGCGGCATATATCACGCGCCAAGTCATTGCCGTGAACGGAGGTCTGTGTTGA
- a CDS encoding beta-ketoacyl-ACP synthase: protein MLNTKRVVITGIGGITAFGRDWQSIQTAFKAEKNAVKYMDWRERFPELEAQLGAPVENYAPPAHWTRKQLRSMGRVSQLCVDAAEQALADAGLLGDERISDGRMGVACGSSVGSTKDIGDMGELLLTGTSRNFNANTYVRMMPHTTAANIGIFFGLKGRIIPTSSACSSGSQAIGYAYEAVKYGLIDMMLAGGGEEFCPSEVYVFDSLYAASRRNGEPSLTPRPYDAGRDGLVIGEGAGMMVLESLESAQARGAKIYAEIAGYGANSDGSHITQPQKDTMQKCMELALNDAGIRPEQVGYVSGHGTATEKGDIAETLATEAVFGFVPMSSQKSYLGHTLGACGALEAWFAIEMMNSGWFAPTVNLDNIDPRCGKVDYIVSGGREIETDYVVSNNFAFGGVNTSLVLKRWRG, encoded by the coding sequence GTGTTGAACACCAAAAGAGTAGTGATTACCGGCATCGGCGGCATTACCGCGTTCGGCCGCGACTGGCAGAGCATTCAGACGGCCTTTAAAGCCGAAAAAAACGCCGTGAAATACATGGACTGGCGCGAACGCTTCCCCGAACTGGAAGCACAGTTGGGCGCGCCGGTCGAAAACTACGCCCCGCCGGCGCACTGGACGCGTAAGCAGCTCCGCAGCATGGGGCGCGTGTCGCAGCTTTGCGTCGATGCCGCCGAACAGGCTCTGGCCGATGCGGGTCTGCTTGGCGACGAGCGCATTTCAGACGGCCGCATGGGCGTGGCCTGCGGCTCGTCGGTCGGCAGCACCAAAGACATCGGCGACATGGGCGAGCTGCTGCTGACCGGCACATCGCGCAACTTCAACGCCAACACCTATGTGCGCATGATGCCGCACACGACGGCCGCCAACATCGGCATTTTCTTCGGCCTGAAAGGGCGCATCATTCCCACGTCAAGCGCATGCTCATCGGGCAGCCAAGCCATCGGCTACGCCTACGAAGCCGTCAAATACGGCCTTATCGACATGATGCTGGCCGGCGGCGGCGAAGAGTTCTGCCCGTCGGAAGTGTATGTGTTTGACTCGCTTTATGCCGCCAGCCGCCGCAACGGCGAACCTTCGCTGACCCCGCGCCCCTATGATGCAGGACGGGACGGCTTGGTTATCGGCGAAGGCGCGGGCATGATGGTGCTCGAATCACTCGAATCCGCCCAAGCGCGCGGTGCGAAAATCTATGCCGAAATCGCCGGCTACGGCGCAAACAGCGACGGCAGCCATATTACCCAGCCGCAAAAAGACACCATGCAAAAATGTATGGAGCTCGCCCTCAACGACGCGGGTATCCGTCCGGAGCAAGTCGGCTACGTCAGCGGCCACGGCACGGCCACCGAAAAAGGCGATATCGCCGAAACGCTGGCCACCGAAGCCGTTTTCGGCTTTGTTCCCATGAGTTCGCAAAAAAGCTATCTCGGCCACACCCTCGGCGCGTGCGGCGCACTCGAAGCGTGGTTTGCCATCGAAATGATGAACAGCGGCTGGTTTGCGCCGACGGTTAATCTCGACAACATCGACCCGCGCTGTGGCAAGGTGGATTACATTGTCAGCGGCGGCCGTGAAATCGAAACGGACTATGTGGTCAGCAACAACTTCGCCTTCGGCGGCGTGAACACTTCGCTGGTGTTGAAACGCTGGCGCGGATGA
- a CDS encoding phage virion morphogenesis protein encodes MLEIKLDADRLDHGLSTLLKNATDTRTMMRGIATELLSMTEDNFESEGWGGQRWKQSRRAADEGGKTLQKSGQLAASLTTQVGSNYARIGSNKKYAAIHHLGGQAGRGHKTNLPARPYLPINGNNQLQPDAERRILDIAIAALKKGL; translated from the coding sequence ATGCTTGAAATTAAATTAGACGCAGACCGGCTCGACCACGGCTTGAGTACGCTGCTCAAAAACGCCACCGACACCCGCACCATGATGCGGGGCATCGCCACCGAATTGCTGTCCATGACCGAGGATAACTTCGAATCAGAAGGTTGGGGCGGACAGCGGTGGAAACAAAGCCGTCGCGCCGCAGACGAAGGAGGCAAAACCCTGCAAAAAAGCGGGCAACTTGCCGCCAGCCTGACCACACAGGTCGGCAGCAACTATGCCCGCATCGGCAGCAACAAAAAATACGCCGCCATCCACCACCTCGGCGGTCAAGCAGGCCGCGGCCACAAAACCAACCTCCCAGCACGCCCCTATCTCCCCATCAACGGCAACAACCAACTCCAACCCGATGCCGAACGCAGAATCCTCGACATCGCCATCGCCGCCCTCAAAAAAGGACTCTGA
- a CDS encoding phage minor head protein, which translates to MNPEDIKAVFGMKPEAAVAYLKQKGIAVSWDWQDMLDDAHATAFTVAKTAKMDVLSDIYSAVVDAAEQGRTMEEFSSELAPVLQRKGWWGRQEVKNPEGETQSVQLGSPHRLKTIYLTNMQSAYMAGRYAEMMDSIDTHPYWQYVAINDSRTRETHRMLHGRVYAADDPVWDSLYPPLDYRCRCRVRPLSRGMGESRVQARPTLESVTVDIGSNPYTGEARYARRTGIRVNNKFIAPNAGFNANQGKSMLSRMAQIAVEKAQATHPDIARIAIKTMMANQKFKNALTPESLAWVHELLRG; encoded by the coding sequence ATGAACCCAGAAGATATTAAAGCCGTCTTCGGCATGAAACCCGAAGCCGCCGTCGCCTATCTCAAGCAAAAAGGCATTGCCGTATCTTGGGATTGGCAGGATATGTTGGACGATGCGCACGCCACTGCCTTTACGGTGGCCAAAACTGCCAAAATGGATGTGCTCTCCGACATCTATTCCGCCGTTGTCGATGCCGCCGAACAAGGCCGGACGATGGAAGAATTCAGCAGCGAACTCGCCCCCGTCTTGCAACGCAAAGGCTGGTGGGGCAGGCAGGAAGTTAAAAATCCCGAAGGGGAAACCCAAAGCGTACAGCTCGGCAGCCCCCACCGCCTGAAAACCATCTATCTGACCAATATGCAGTCAGCCTACATGGCGGGTCGCTACGCCGAAATGATGGATTCCATCGACACGCACCCTTATTGGCAGTATGTTGCCATCAACGACAGCCGCACCCGCGAAACCCACCGTATGTTACACGGTCGCGTCTATGCAGCCGATGACCCGGTGTGGGACAGCCTGTATCCGCCCTTGGATTATCGCTGCCGCTGCCGGGTTCGCCCTCTGTCGCGCGGTATGGGTGAGAGCCGCGTTCAAGCCAGACCAACTCTTGAGTCCGTCACCGTCGATATAGGCTCAAACCCTTATACCGGAGAGGCACGCTATGCCCGGCGCACCGGCATCCGCGTAAATAATAAATTCATCGCCCCAAACGCAGGCTTCAATGCCAACCAAGGCAAATCCATGCTGTCCCGCATGGCGCAAATCGCCGTGGAAAAGGCGCAGGCAACCCATCCGGATATCGCCCGGATTGCCATCAAAACCATGATGGCTAACCAGAAATTCAAAAACGCCCTAACCCCCGAATCGTTGGCATGGGTGCATGAATTATTGAGGGGCTGA
- a CDS encoding DUF935 domain-containing protein, with amino-acid sequence MPKPHLKLKTSQGIMTFKPQDLSAHLAVSRQFFSGFNGWLPNPDPVLRKMGRQISVYRELMRDPLVGSLVRRRKAAVARLEWRLEGEDTPQNVRDFIDSWLAETDVYHLIKDVLNAVFYGYQPIELIWRTDSAWLPDKIIAKPQEWFAFNDEGELRYIQNGLTDTVPPPYKFLCPTHEADYLNPYGLGDLGLVFWLVTFKRGGLKFWMQFTEKYGAPWLIGKEPRSNTPQDTDKLLDALEALIGNSVGTIPNDSSVEIHEASGKASSIDAYDKLIRYCRSEISIALLGQDQTTEKDSTHASATAGLEVTDDIRDSDKRIVETTFNQLIEWVVEINFGDVARPKFVLFENEESGTRERAERDKMMVDAGAKFTNQYWQRTYGLREGDLVEDVQATPEAKAADFTEGDLTDAGLVIDGLAPDTGRLNEQGERLTAVLVSELRQGETAENLLDRLTAAYPNMDDTALQNELARLIFLSDLVGRIEVVQELKS; translated from the coding sequence ATGCCCAAACCCCACCTCAAACTCAAAACCAGTCAAGGCATCATGACCTTCAAGCCGCAGGATTTATCTGCCCATCTCGCCGTTTCCCGCCAGTTTTTCAGCGGTTTTAACGGCTGGCTGCCTAATCCCGACCCCGTTTTGCGCAAAATGGGCAGGCAAATCTCCGTTTACCGCGAGCTGATGCGCGACCCCTTGGTCGGCTCGTTGGTACGCCGCCGAAAAGCCGCCGTCGCACGCCTCGAATGGCGGCTTGAGGGCGAAGATACGCCCCAAAATGTCCGGGATTTTATTGATAGCTGGCTGGCTGAAACCGATGTTTACCACCTGATTAAAGACGTTTTAAACGCCGTTTTTTACGGCTATCAACCCATCGAGCTGATTTGGCGTACCGATTCTGCATGGCTGCCTGACAAAATCATCGCCAAGCCGCAAGAGTGGTTCGCCTTCAACGACGAAGGCGAGTTGCGTTACATCCAAAACGGGCTGACCGATACCGTTCCTCCGCCTTATAAGTTTCTTTGCCCGACGCATGAGGCAGATTATTTAAACCCCTACGGTTTGGGCGATTTGGGCTTGGTTTTTTGGCTGGTCACCTTCAAACGCGGCGGCCTTAAATTCTGGATGCAATTCACCGAAAAGTACGGCGCGCCTTGGCTGATTGGTAAAGAGCCGCGTTCCAATACCCCGCAAGATACCGACAAACTGTTAGACGCGCTCGAAGCCCTGATCGGCAACAGCGTCGGCACCATCCCCAACGACTCCAGTGTCGAAATCCACGAGGCAAGCGGCAAGGCATCATCTATTGATGCCTACGACAAGCTCATCCGTTATTGCCGCTCCGAAATCAGCATTGCGCTGCTCGGACAAGACCAAACCACCGAAAAAGACAGTACCCACGCCAGCGCGACCGCAGGCTTGGAAGTAACGGACGACATCCGCGACAGCGACAAACGAATCGTGGAGACAACGTTCAATCAGTTGATAGAGTGGGTGGTAGAGATAAATTTCGGAGACGTTGCCCGCCCGAAATTCGTGCTGTTCGAAAATGAAGAAAGCGGCACCAGAGAGCGTGCCGAACGGGATAAGATGATGGTGGATGCCGGTGCCAAGTTCACCAACCAATACTGGCAGCGCACATACGGTTTGAGAGAGGGCGATTTGGTTGAGGATGTTCAAGCAACCCCGGAGGCAAAAGCTGCCGACTTCACCGAGGGCGATTTGACGGATGCTGGTTTGGTCATCGACGGACTCGCCCCCGACACAGGCCGTCTGAATGAACAGGGCGAACGGCTGACTGCCGTCCTAGTGTCCGAATTAAGGCAGGGCGAAACCGCCGAAAATCTGCTCGACCGTCTGACCGCCGCCTATCCGAACATGGACGATACCGCCTTGCAAAACGAGTTGGCACGCCTGATTTTCCTTTCCGACTTGGTCGGCAGGATTGAAGTGGTACAGGAGCTTAAATCATGA